The following proteins are co-located in the Sphingorhabdus lutea genome:
- a CDS encoding nucleotidyltransferase family protein — translation MVKPINNAQILADSLRNPGMAATFDHEKWTNLLTIARAELLIGSLAHQLQKIDVPPSVRAILDDAIITTTQEKRISKWEARCAALALAPLTKKMVLLKGAAYAIGDLPPVSGRYIGDLDILLPREMLRPAEPYLIKAGWHWVKESEYDDAYYRNHMHELPPLIHADRDRMIDVHHTILPLTAKPRPDAAALWENAVQYDGNLYALCPTDMVVHCAAHLMADGDLSGGMRNLWDFHLLIQHFCEQDAGFIDQLKSRADHHQLGAVVARCARISAHLYGTGIGGQFGKMRFFDKMAVRRILARNGYGQMTRKWLRLAFYIRSHWLRMPPIMLSKHLWTKWRSGHKSRK, via the coding sequence ATGGTTAAACCTATAAATAACGCCCAAATCCTTGCCGATAGTCTGCGTAATCCGGGCATGGCTGCTACATTTGACCATGAAAAATGGACCAATTTATTGACCATAGCACGGGCCGAATTGTTAATCGGATCATTGGCGCACCAATTGCAAAAAATTGACGTGCCGCCGTCCGTCCGCGCAATTTTGGATGATGCCATTATCACCACCACACAGGAAAAGCGCATTTCAAAATGGGAGGCGCGATGCGCTGCATTGGCGCTTGCACCCTTAACGAAAAAGATGGTTTTGTTAAAGGGCGCGGCCTATGCCATTGGCGATTTGCCGCCCGTTTCCGGCCGATATATTGGTGATTTGGATATTTTATTGCCGCGCGAGATGCTGCGTCCTGCTGAACCTTATCTGATTAAGGCGGGGTGGCATTGGGTAAAGGAAAGCGAATATGATGATGCATATTATCGCAATCATATGCATGAACTGCCCCCTTTAATCCATGCAGACCGCGATAGGATGATTGATGTGCATCACACTATTTTGCCCCTTACCGCAAAGCCGCGCCCCGATGCGGCGGCCCTTTGGGAAAATGCCGTGCAATATGATGGCAATTTATATGCGCTTTGCCCCACGGACATGGTGGTGCATTGCGCCGCGCATTTAATGGCGGATGGTGATTTGTCAGGGGGAATGCGTAATTTATGGGATTTTCATTTGTTGATACAGCACTTCTGCGAACAAGATGCGGGATTTATTGACCAGTTAAAAAGCCGCGCGGACCATCATCAATTGGGCGCTGTGGTGGCGCGGTGCGCGCGGATATCGGCGCATTTATATGGGACGGGTATTGGCGGTCAATTTGGCAAAATGCGCTTTTTTGATAAAATGGCGGTTCGGCGAATATTGGCGCGAAATGGATATGGGCAAATGACGCGAAAATGGCTGCGCCTTGCATTTTATATCCGTTCGCATTGGCTGCGAATGCCGCCCATCATGCTGAGTAAACATTTATGGACCAAATGGCGCTCTGGCCATAAGAGCAGGAAATAA
- a CDS encoding HprK-related kinase A: protein MMFELRLRIGPASFRLLSAWKAPIDELRVLYSPYPMAQLPDFAFPDFTVRLEPVSWMRKYIRPSVRIEADFMLPDAAPLPINQALLAAEMGMNLQMALGWRRQLILHASAVEMGGRSIIMTGESGSGKSTMAALLGHGAKWRFMGDEFTLMSLDSHENVAFPRLISLKNQAIAQLQMAAPNGKFGPLMKDTPKGDICHLMPPIDAISRMDEPAIPALILFPSFGNAPEIRPMERAETFMRLTQASTNFVTLGEAGFDRLSMLVNDVPAFAIDYPDGETGMKMVEQLWQDVADG from the coding sequence ATAATGTTTGAACTTCGCCTGCGCATTGGGCCGGCATCCTTTCGTTTATTATCCGCATGGAAAGCCCCTATTGATGAATTAAGGGTGCTATATTCACCCTATCCAATGGCACAATTGCCCGATTTTGCTTTTCCTGACTTTACTGTGCGGTTAGAGCCTGTTTCATGGATGCGTAAATATATCCGCCCTTCGGTTAGGATAGAGGCGGATTTCATGCTGCCCGATGCTGCGCCATTGCCGATAAATCAGGCTTTATTGGCCGCCGAAATGGGCATGAATTTGCAAATGGCGCTTGGTTGGCGGCGGCAGCTTATTTTACATGCAAGCGCGGTGGAAATGGGCGGGCGTTCCATCATCATGACGGGGGAGTCTGGTTCGGGAAAATCGACCATGGCGGCTTTATTGGGACATGGGGCAAAATGGCGATTTATGGGTGATGAATTCACCCTAATGTCATTGGATAGCCATGAAAATGTCGCCTTTCCGCGTCTTATCAGCTTAAAAAATCAGGCGATTGCACAATTACAAATGGCCGCCCCTAACGGCAAATTTGGCCCGTTAATGAAGGATACGCCAAAGGGGGATATTTGCCATTTAATGCCGCCCATTGATGCGATTTCCCGAATGGATGAGCCTGCCATTCCCGCCTTAATTTTATTTCCCAGTTTCGGCAATGCGCCGGAAATTCGCCCCATGGAACGCGCAGAAACATTTATGCGATTGACGCAGGCTTCAACCAATTTTGTCACATTGGGGGAGGCGGGATTTGATAGGTTAAGCATGTTGGTCAATGATGTTCCCGCCTTTGCCATTGATTATCCCGATGGCGAAACGGGCATGAAAATGGTGGAGCAATTATGGCAGGATGTGGCTGATGGTTAA